From the Desulfarculaceae bacterium genome, one window contains:
- a CDS encoding response regulator, translating into MADDEKLMTELLRRCLEDKGYRVVAAADGKQALDHLRAHEFDLLITDVRMPYLDGLQLLKAAKDLNPRLPVVVISGYGEAETVVQALKAGAENFLAKPLDLDALEHVVEQSLSLASIQPRGCALPTIWQQTRMEAPSRPECVQEVVYQLALSAVAVGFARPDLDNHLKLALVEAVTNAMEHGNRWDQDKQIRVTAEITSGEIQVTIRDEGEGFDHHSVLNPTANERLLSERGRGVFLIKSIMDQVIYNESGNEVTLIKRQEPVAGCD; encoded by the coding sequence GTGGCTGATGACGAAAAGCTGATGACCGAGCTCCTGCGCCGCTGCCTGGAGGACAAGGGCTACCGGGTCGTCGCGGCGGCCGACGGCAAGCAGGCTTTGGACCACCTGCGCGCCCACGAGTTCGACCTGCTCATCACCGACGTGCGCATGCCGTATCTCGACGGCTTGCAGCTATTAAAGGCGGCCAAGGACCTGAACCCCCGCCTGCCGGTGGTGGTGATCAGCGGCTACGGCGAGGCCGAGACCGTGGTGCAGGCCCTCAAGGCCGGAGCCGAGAACTTTTTGGCCAAGCCCCTGGACCTAGACGCCCTGGAGCACGTGGTGGAGCAGAGCCTGTCCCTGGCCAGCATCCAGCCCCGGGGATGCGCCCTGCCCACCATCTGGCAGCAGACCCGCATGGAGGCCCCCAGCCGTCCGGAGTGCGTGCAAGAGGTGGTCTACCAGCTGGCCCTGTCGGCGGTGGCGGTGGGCTTCGCCCGGCCGGACCTGGACAACCACCTGAAGCTGGCCCTGGTGGAGGCGGTGACCAACGCCATGGAGCACGGGAACCGCTGGGACCAGGACAAGCAGATCCGGGTGACCGCCGAGATCACCAGCGGCGAGATCCAGGTAACCATCCGCGACGAGGGCGAAGGCTTTGACCATCACAGCGTGCTCAACCCCACGGCCAACGAGCGCCTGCTCTCCGAACGGGGGCGCGGGGTGTTTTTGATCAAGTCCATCATGGATCAGGTGATCTACAACGAGTCGGGCAACGAGGTGACCCTGATTAAGCGGCAGGAGCCCGTGGCGGGGTGCGATTAG
- the lptA gene encoding lipopolysaccharide transport periplasmic protein LptA: MTRFLFAAVTAALVLGLAAFAGAAELPMASSDQPIHVVADSLEVNNKTQVADFIGKVKAVQGDVKITCDKLSVFYDQNAKESKASKKAEGLMDGGGKVRKVVASGHVKVVQKDRIAVGRKATYWAGGRKMLLEGKATVWRGKNQLSGEKITVFLDQDRAVVHGKPGKRVSVTITPNSLKDKK, encoded by the coding sequence ATGACCCGGTTCCTGTTCGCAGCCGTCACCGCGGCCCTCGTGCTGGGCCTGGCCGCCTTTGCCGGCGCCGCCGAATTGCCCATGGCCTCCAGCGACCAGCCCATCCATGTGGTGGCCGACAGCCTGGAAGTGAACAACAAGACCCAGGTGGCCGACTTCATCGGCAAGGTCAAGGCGGTGCAGGGCGACGTGAAGATCACCTGCGACAAGCTCTCGGTGTTCTACGACCAGAACGCCAAGGAGTCCAAGGCCTCCAAGAAGGCCGAGGGCCTGATGGACGGCGGGGGCAAGGTGCGCAAGGTGGTGGCCTCGGGCCACGTGAAGGTGGTGCAAAAGGACCGCATCGCCGTGGGGCGCAAGGCCACCTACTGGGCCGGCGGCCGCAAGATGCTCCTGGAGGGCAAGGCCACGGTGTGGCGCGGCAAGAACCAGCTCTCCGGCGAAAAAATCACCGTGTTCCTGGACCAGGACCGCGCGGTGGTGCACGGCAAGCCGGGCAAGCGCGTGTCGGTGACCATCACCCCCAATAGCTTGAAGGACAAGAAGTAG
- the hisD gene encoding histidinol dehydrogenase codes for MQLKPEKLADLSPERLKNILVRSMQDVSDIYGSTKEILDDIRTRGDAVNVEHYLKLKDDLEAGDFLITPEETEAAYKVVDPKVVEHLKIAAANIQKFHTAQLDRPQWQMEVTPGIIAGRKNTPLDSAGCYVPGRRAAYPSSVLMTILPAVVAGVKRVAVCTPPDEGLTANPYTLVACDIAGVAEVYKLGGPWAVGALAYGTQTIPKVAKIVGPGNKYVTAAKMLVYGQVDIDSPAGPSEALILADKTARADFLALDFLSQVEHDPDAAAVMVTDDAELAQAVCDEMARLYPSMPRQEIMDQALRYCAVLVAEDMEAALEFTNQYAAEHLEVITADPFLTLQKIRHAGSIFMGPWAPVPVGDYASGTNHVLPTGQAALSFSGLSVDDFIKKPTYQYLTKEGLSALGETVITLAEAEGLPIHAMCIKKRLGLLD; via the coding sequence ATGCAGTTAAAGCCCGAAAAACTGGCAGACCTCAGTCCCGAGCGCCTGAAGAACATCCTGGTTCGTTCCATGCAGGACGTTTCGGACATATACGGCTCCACCAAGGAGATCCTGGACGATATCCGCACTCGCGGCGACGCGGTGAATGTGGAGCACTACCTGAAGCTCAAGGACGACCTGGAGGCGGGTGACTTCCTGATCACCCCCGAGGAGACCGAGGCGGCTTACAAGGTGGTGGACCCCAAGGTGGTGGAGCATCTGAAGATCGCCGCGGCCAACATCCAGAAGTTCCACACCGCCCAGCTGGATCGCCCCCAGTGGCAGATGGAAGTGACCCCGGGCATCATTGCCGGGCGCAAGAACACCCCCCTGGACTCGGCGGGGTGCTACGTGCCCGGCCGGCGGGCGGCCTACCCTTCCAGCGTGCTGATGACCATCTTGCCCGCCGTGGTGGCCGGGGTTAAGCGGGTGGCCGTGTGCACCCCGCCCGACGAAGGCCTGACCGCCAACCCCTACACCCTGGTGGCCTGCGACATCGCCGGGGTGGCCGAGGTCTACAAGCTGGGCGGTCCTTGGGCGGTGGGCGCCCTGGCCTACGGCACCCAGACCATTCCCAAGGTGGCCAAGATCGTGGGGCCGGGCAACAAGTACGTGACCGCCGCCAAGATGCTGGTCTACGGCCAGGTGGACATCGATTCCCCGGCCGGTCCTTCCGAGGCCCTGATCCTGGCCGACAAGACCGCGCGGGCCGACTTTTTGGCCCTGGACTTCCTGTCTCAGGTGGAGCACGACCCGGACGCGGCCGCGGTGATGGTCACCGACGACGCGGAGCTGGCCCAGGCGGTGTGCGACGAGATGGCCCGGCTCTACCCCAGCATGCCCCGCCAGGAGATCATGGACCAGGCCCTGCGCTACTGCGCGGTGTTGGTGGCCGAGGACATGGAAGCCGCCCTGGAGTTCACCAACCAGTACGCAGCCGAGCACCTGGAGGTGATCACCGCCGATCCCTTCCTGACCCTGCAGAAGATCCGCCATGCGGGCAGCATCTTCATGGGCCCCTGGGCCCCGGTTCCGGTGGGCGACTACGCCAGTGGCACCAACCACGTGCTGCCCACCGGCCAGGCGGCCCTGAGCTTCAGCGGGTTGTCGGTGGACGACTTCATCAAGAAGCCCACCTACCAGTACTTGACCAAGGAAGGCTTGAGCGCCTTGGGCGAGACGGTGATAACCCTGGCCGAGGCCGAGGGCCTGCCCATTCACGCCATGTGCATCAAGAAGAGGCTTGGGCTGCTGGACTAG
- the raiA gene encoding ribosome-associated translation inhibitor RaiA: protein MQIQVTFRHVESSEAVKEYARDKVGKLQKYLDGPLEASVTLSVEKHRHEADVNLIASGLKIHSRETTGDLFSSIDLACDKLEKQVRRYRDKLKNVGRRARSEAAEVPYTVEVLEAESLPEETPRVIMSQSLVAKPMNADEAAMQLDLSEDDFLVFINERTESLNVIYRRADGNFGLIEPQ, encoded by the coding sequence ATGCAAATCCAGGTGACCTTCCGCCACGTGGAAAGTTCCGAGGCTGTCAAGGAATACGCCAGGGATAAGGTCGGCAAGCTACAAAAGTACCTGGATGGCCCCCTGGAGGCCAGCGTAACCCTGAGCGTGGAAAAGCACCGTCACGAGGCTGACGTTAACCTCATCGCCTCGGGCCTGAAGATCCACAGCCGGGAAACCACCGGCGATCTGTTCTCGTCCATCGACCTGGCCTGCGACAAGCTGGAAAAGCAGGTGCGCCGCTACCGCGACAAGCTCAAGAATGTGGGCCGCCGCGCCCGCTCCGAAGCCGCCGAGGTCCCCTACACCGTGGAGGTCTTGGAGGCCGAGAGCCTGCCCGAGGAGACCCCCCGGGTGATCATGAGCCAGAGCCTGGTGGCCAAGCCCATGAACGCCGACGAGGCGGCAATGCAGCTGGACCTGTCCGAAGACGACTTCCTGGTCTTCATCAACGAGCGCACCGAGTCGCTCAACGTCATCTACCGCCGTGCCGACGGCAACTTCGGCCTGATCGAGCCGCAGTAG
- a CDS encoding PTS sugar transporter subunit IIA: MKLTDILSPDQVVADLAGRGKRAVMEELCRPLLAQHPEIELGALMEVLVEREKLGSTGIGDGIAIPHGKMVGLNELMLTFGRSRAGVDFDSLDGKPAHLFFLVVAPDNSAGTHLKALARISRLLKSNAVRQELLEAGDAREIYEIIEAQDEEF, from the coding sequence ATGAAGCTCACCGACATACTCAGCCCTGATCAGGTGGTGGCCGACCTGGCCGGCCGCGGCAAACGCGCGGTCATGGAAGAGCTCTGCCGCCCCCTGTTGGCCCAGCACCCGGAGATCGAGCTCGGCGCGCTCATGGAGGTGTTGGTGGAGCGCGAAAAGCTGGGCTCCACCGGCATCGGCGACGGCATAGCCATCCCCCACGGCAAGATGGTGGGCCTGAACGAACTGATGCTCACCTTCGGGCGCTCACGGGCGGGGGTGGATTTCGATTCCCTGGACGGCAAGCCCGCCCACCTTTTCTTCCTGGTGGTGGCCCCGGACAACAGCGCCGGCACCCATCTCAAGGCCCTGGCCCGCATAAGCCGCCTGCTCAAAAGCAACGCGGTGCGCCAGGAGCTTCTGGAAGCCGGCGACGCCCGCGAGATTTACGAGATCATAGAGGCGCAAGACGAAGAGTTCTAA
- the rimI gene encoding ribosomal protein S18-alanine N-acetyltransferase, producing the protein MTPSPPPASCSLPEPVLPPGLDITYQTLRQAHLEQVVAIEGQCFANPWSRGMFAHELSLPWAMDRVALEAGTERVVGYIILWLVAGEAQVQNIAVDPEYKRRGVGRWLLLTALAEAKGLGAVWSGLEVRAGNAAALALYQSLGYARLGVRPRYYQPENEDAILMGRDL; encoded by the coding sequence GTGACGCCATCTCCGCCGCCGGCGAGCTGCTCTCTGCCTGAGCCCGTCCTTCCTCCCGGCCTGGATATCACCTACCAAACCCTGCGCCAGGCCCACCTGGAGCAGGTGGTGGCCATTGAGGGGCAATGCTTTGCCAACCCCTGGTCGCGGGGCATGTTCGCCCACGAGCTGAGCCTGCCCTGGGCTATGGACCGGGTGGCCCTGGAGGCGGGCACGGAGCGGGTGGTGGGCTACATCATCCTATGGCTGGTGGCCGGCGAGGCCCAGGTGCAGAACATCGCGGTGGACCCGGAGTACAAGCGCCGGGGCGTGGGCCGCTGGTTGCTGCTCACTGCCCTGGCCGAGGCCAAGGGCCTGGGCGCGGTGTGGAGCGGCCTGGAGGTTCGCGCGGGCAACGCGGCGGCCCTGGCCCTATACCAGTCCCTGGGCTACGCCCGCCTGGGGGTGCGGCCCCGCTACTACCAGCCCGAGAACGAGGACGCCATCCTCATGGGGCGAGACTTGTAG
- the lptC gene encoding LPS export ABC transporter periplasmic protein LptC: MKRLRWIILAVLAAIVAGAMAAAMLHQPAKLPALKAGDKAPTDSDGRPRLRGLNYTHVENGVRKWSLKADRARYEENTGKVFLDQVAIEFYRDKGGPIYLKGDEGVYNQKTQTVTLKGHVDGHTSQGDRLTTSVITYRDKDKVAETDAEVTVEGAQYKVVGLGMRVLVEKSLVKLKRNVRSTFRPQGSGPPPGATVD; the protein is encoded by the coding sequence TTGAAGCGTCTGCGGTGGATAATCCTGGCCGTGCTGGCGGCCATCGTGGCCGGAGCCATGGCCGCGGCCATGCTGCACCAACCGGCCAAGCTGCCGGCCCTCAAGGCCGGCGACAAGGCGCCCACCGACAGCGACGGCCGCCCCCGCCTGCGAGGGCTCAACTACACCCACGTGGAGAACGGGGTGCGCAAGTGGAGCCTCAAGGCCGACCGGGCCCGCTACGAGGAGAACACCGGCAAGGTATTTTTGGACCAGGTGGCCATCGAGTTCTACCGCGACAAGGGCGGCCCCATATATCTCAAGGGCGACGAGGGCGTCTATAACCAGAAGACCCAGACCGTCACCCTGAAGGGCCACGTGGACGGCCACACCAGCCAAGGCGACCGGCTCACCACCTCGGTGATCACCTATCGCGACAAGGACAAGGTGGCCGAGACCGATGCCGAAGTCACGGTTGAAGGGGCCCAGTACAAGGTAGTGGGCCTGGGTATGCGGGTGCTGGTGGAAAAAAGCCTGGTGAAACTGAAACGCAACGTTCGTTCCACCTTCCGGCCTCAGGGCTCGGGCCCCCCGCCCGGGGCCACGGTGGACTAG
- a CDS encoding OmpA family protein — MSQDRPCPKCGSKEVRRVHRKNNQERFISLFGIYPYTCRGCRHHFYRHRRGSAFLLLVAAVWLVSAVLVGGALWSLLGPDTPAKAVTLERAAPRAPAEPSSTQVRASLQELRLAVAALSQEKAALQQSLAQVSRQLAAPAPAVPEPRLAQLEAANLRLRRDLETQRRQLAELRAQKADMQKLAAAKAPQPLPQAAAAPAPTPGLLATVSFGPGRTQLSGQALAALQKAAGTAKGSPSAEIWVEGRADATPLGAATAKLYYDNAGVALARALSVFRALRDLGVDPERMQVRASGAPAKEPDAGRTVTVWMVKSPG, encoded by the coding sequence TTGTCCCAGGATCGGCCATGTCCCAAATGCGGCAGCAAAGAGGTCCGGCGCGTACACCGCAAGAATAACCAGGAGCGCTTCATCAGCCTCTTCGGGATATATCCTTACACCTGCCGGGGTTGCCGCCACCACTTCTACCGTCACCGCCGTGGTTCAGCCTTCCTGCTCCTGGTCGCGGCGGTGTGGCTGGTGTCGGCCGTGCTGGTGGGCGGGGCGCTGTGGTCGCTCTTGGGCCCAGATACGCCGGCCAAGGCCGTCACCCTGGAGCGGGCGGCCCCTCGGGCTCCGGCCGAACCCTCGAGCACGCAGGTGCGGGCCAGTCTGCAAGAGCTGCGCCTGGCCGTGGCCGCCCTCAGCCAGGAGAAAGCCGCCCTGCAACAGTCCCTGGCCCAGGTGAGCCGCCAGTTGGCCGCCCCGGCCCCGGCCGTCCCGGAGCCGCGCCTGGCCCAATTGGAGGCCGCCAACCTCCGGCTGCGCCGAGACCTGGAAACCCAGCGCCGCCAGCTGGCCGAGCTGAGGGCCCAAAAGGCGGACATGCAGAAGCTCGCGGCCGCCAAGGCCCCACAGCCCCTTCCCCAGGCTGCCGCCGCCCCGGCCCCAACCCCGGGCCTGCTGGCCACGGTCAGCTTCGGGCCGGGACGCACCCAGCTGAGCGGCCAGGCTCTCGCCGCCTTGCAAAAGGCCGCCGGCACGGCCAAGGGCTCCCCGTCCGCCGAGATATGGGTGGAGGGACGGGCCGACGCCACCCCTCTGGGGGCGGCCACGGCCAAGCTCTACTATGACAATGCGGGGGTGGCCCTGGCCCGGGCGCTCAGCGTGTTCCGGGCCCTGCGCGATCTGGGCGTGGACCCGGAGAGGATGCAGGTGCGCGCCTCCGGCGCTCCGGCCAAAGAGCCGGACGCCGGACGCACCGTCACGGTCTGGATGGTGAAAAGTCCGGGCTAG
- the lptB gene encoding LPS export ABC transporter ATP-binding protein, with the protein MENLVKVYGGRRVVDGVSLEVRDQEIVGLLGPNGAGKTTSFYMTSGLIRPDEGRVYLDQEDITDLPMYQRARLGISYLPQEPSIFRKLTVEENVRGILETLELSEAEEEARLERLLGELGVSHLRRNRAYSLSGGERRRVEITRLLVTEPNFILLDEPFAGIDPLAVADLQNIIRQLKERGIGILISDHNVRETLGVCDRAYILNEGTLLEEGTPDAIACSEVARRIYLGEQFRL; encoded by the coding sequence CTGGAAAACTTGGTCAAGGTGTACGGCGGCCGCCGCGTGGTGGACGGCGTATCACTGGAGGTGCGCGACCAGGAGATCGTGGGTCTGTTGGGCCCCAACGGGGCGGGCAAGACCACTTCTTTTTATATGACCAGCGGCCTGATCCGCCCTGACGAGGGGCGGGTGTACCTGGACCAGGAGGACATCACCGACCTGCCCATGTACCAGCGTGCCCGCCTGGGCATCAGCTACCTTCCCCAGGAGCCCAGCATCTTCCGCAAGCTCACTGTGGAAGAAAACGTGCGGGGCATCCTGGAGACCCTGGAGCTTTCCGAGGCCGAGGAGGAGGCCCGCCTGGAGCGCCTGCTGGGAGAGCTGGGCGTTAGCCATCTCCGGCGCAACCGGGCCTACAGCCTCTCGGGCGGGGAGCGCCGCCGGGTGGAGATCACCCGTCTACTGGTCACCGAGCCCAACTTCATTCTTCTGGACGAGCCCTTCGCGGGCATCGACCCCTTGGCGGTGGCCGACCTGCAAAACATCATCCGTCAGCTCAAGGAACGGGGCATCGGCATCCTGATCAGCGACCACAATGTCCGCGAGACCCTGGGCGTCTGTGACCGGGCCTACATCCTCAACGAAGGCACCCTGCTGGAAGAAGGCACACCGGACGCCATCGCCTGCAGCGAGGTGGCCCGCCGCATCTACCTGGGAGAGCAGTTCCGGCTGTAG
- the rpoN gene encoding RNA polymerase factor sigma-54: MALEIKQTLRLSQQLVMTPQLQQAIKLLQLNRLELADTINQELLENPILEISEETTQESQDIAMDAGAEPESDPALRADDIEEAHGGDEIAAEAAAETAAEPEVEVDGNVNEDFDWENYLGEYSSGGSGYESIVREEKDAPAYENMISRPPSLRDHLLEQLAVTGLSQEQMALGEMIIESLNPDGYLPLGVEEVAEMAGADREQTEEVLQVIHTFDPLGVAARDLRECLLIQARELYPEDEVALTIIDQHLGDLERRRYQVIAKKLKVPLERVAAALEAIQTLEPKPGQALSNEEPYYITPDIYIYKVDGEYVIVLNEDGLPKLRVNNFYRAALAAGGDAEAKEYVQGKLRSALWLIRSIHQRQRTIYKVTESIVKFQREFFDKGIAYLKPLVLRDVAEDVGMHESTISRVTTNKYVHTPQGVFELKYFFNSGINRFQGQAMASEAVKERIRKIISEENPAKPLSDQTIADMLKKEDIDIARRTVAKYREMLGILPSSRRRQPLSALSKKGR; this comes from the coding sequence ATGGCCCTGGAAATCAAACAAACCCTTCGGCTAAGCCAGCAGCTGGTGATGACCCCCCAGCTGCAGCAGGCTATCAAGCTGTTGCAGCTCAACCGGCTGGAGCTTGCCGACACCATCAACCAGGAGCTGCTGGAGAACCCCATCCTCGAGATAAGCGAGGAGACCACCCAGGAGAGCCAGGACATCGCCATGGACGCGGGGGCCGAGCCTGAAAGCGACCCGGCCCTGCGCGCGGACGACATCGAGGAGGCCCACGGGGGCGACGAGATCGCGGCCGAGGCGGCGGCGGAGACCGCGGCCGAGCCCGAGGTGGAGGTGGACGGCAACGTCAACGAGGACTTCGACTGGGAGAACTACCTGGGCGAGTATTCCTCGGGCGGCTCGGGCTACGAGAGCATCGTGCGCGAGGAAAAGGACGCCCCGGCCTACGAGAACATGATCTCGCGGCCCCCTTCCCTGCGCGACCACCTCTTGGAGCAGCTGGCGGTCACCGGCCTGAGCCAAGAGCAGATGGCCCTGGGCGAGATGATCATCGAATCGCTAAACCCCGACGGCTATTTGCCCTTGGGGGTGGAAGAGGTGGCCGAAATGGCCGGGGCCGACCGGGAGCAGACCGAAGAGGTGCTCCAGGTCATTCACACCTTCGATCCCCTGGGCGTGGCCGCCCGCGACCTGCGCGAATGCTTGCTCATCCAAGCCCGGGAGCTATACCCCGAGGACGAGGTGGCCCTGACCATCATCGACCAGCACCTGGGCGACCTGGAGCGGCGACGCTACCAAGTCATTGCCAAGAAGCTCAAGGTGCCCCTGGAGCGGGTGGCCGCTGCCCTGGAGGCCATCCAGACCCTGGAGCCCAAGCCGGGCCAGGCGCTGAGCAACGAAGAGCCCTACTACATTACCCCGGACATCTACATCTACAAGGTGGACGGGGAGTACGTGATCGTGCTCAACGAGGACGGCCTGCCCAAGCTGAGGGTGAACAACTTCTACCGCGCGGCCCTGGCCGCGGGCGGCGACGCCGAGGCCAAGGAGTACGTGCAGGGCAAGCTCCGTAGCGCCCTGTGGCTCATCCGCTCCATCCACCAGCGGCAGCGCACCATCTACAAGGTCACCGAGTCCATCGTCAAGTTCCAGCGAGAGTTCTTCGACAAGGGCATCGCCTATCTGAAGCCCCTGGTGCTCAGAGACGTGGCCGAGGACGTGGGCATGCACGAGTCCACCATCAGCCGGGTGACCACCAACAAGTACGTGCACACCCCCCAGGGCGTGTTCGAGCTCAAGTACTTCTTCAACAGCGGCATCAACCGCTTCCAGGGCCAGGCCATGGCCTCGGAGGCGGTCAAGGAGCGCATCCGCAAGATTATTTCCGAGGAGAATCCGGCCAAGCCACTGTCGGATCAGACCATTGCTGATATGCTTAAAAAAGAAGATATAGACATTGCCCGCCGGACAGTGGCGAAATATAGAGAGATGTTGGGCATTCTGCCCTCCTCCCGCCGGCGGCAACCCCTCAGCGCCCTGAGCAAAAAAGGGCGTTGA
- a CDS encoding PTS sugar transporter subunit IIA, which produces MIGLVIITHARLGRELLNAAEFILGKVEQAATVTVDSSLEAEKLHGRLESAIDKVDVGDGVLVLTDMFGGSPNNISLTFLEENRVEVVTGVNLPMMIKAATGRDGVGLQELARKVCEAGRDAISAAGELLSA; this is translated from the coding sequence TTGATCGGATTGGTGATCATAACCCACGCCCGTCTGGGCCGCGAACTGCTCAATGCCGCCGAGTTCATTCTGGGCAAGGTGGAGCAGGCGGCCACGGTCACCGTGGACTCCTCCCTGGAGGCCGAGAAGCTGCACGGCCGCCTGGAGTCGGCCATCGACAAGGTGGACGTGGGCGACGGGGTCCTGGTGCTTACCGACATGTTCGGCGGCTCGCCCAACAACATCTCCCTCACCTTCCTGGAAGAGAACCGGGTGGAGGTGGTGACCGGGGTGAACCTGCCCATGATGATCAAAGCGGCCACCGGCCGCGACGGCGTCGGCTTGCAAGAGCTGGCCCGCAAGGTCTGCGAGGCTGGCCGTGACGCCATCTCCGCCGCCGGCGAGCTGCTCTCTGCCTGA
- a CDS encoding NUDIX domain-containing protein — protein sequence MRLALTPVFTPRFCALCGGKLAVAGGLNPGGAPFYCTGCDAPVYEDPKVAVAVIVENGEGILLLRRAQRDQAHGKWILPGGHVDRGEVVTAAGVREVAEETGLEVELTRLVGVYSYEGNPWVLVVYAARPVGGEVVAGREALEIKVFAPGELPWDELGYVSTAHAIKDHLAAA from the coding sequence GTGCGATTAGCCTTGACCCCGGTCTTCACCCCCCGATTCTGCGCGCTCTGCGGCGGCAAGCTGGCCGTGGCCGGCGGCCTTAACCCTGGCGGCGCGCCCTTCTACTGCACCGGCTGCGACGCGCCGGTTTACGAGGACCCCAAGGTGGCCGTGGCGGTGATCGTGGAAAACGGCGAGGGCATCTTGCTCTTGCGCCGGGCCCAGCGCGACCAGGCCCACGGCAAATGGATCCTCCCCGGCGGCCACGTGGACCGGGGAGAGGTGGTCACCGCTGCCGGGGTGCGCGAGGTGGCCGAGGAGACCGGCCTGGAGGTGGAGCTGACCCGCCTGGTGGGGGTCTATTCCTACGAGGGCAACCCCTGGGTGCTGGTGGTATACGCCGCCCGGCCAGTGGGAGGCGAGGTGGTGGCCGGACGCGAGGCGCTAGAGATCAAGGTGTTTGCGCCCGGGGAGCTGCCCTGGGACGAGCTGGGCTACGTTTCCACCGCCCACGCCATCAAGGACCACCTGGCCGCCGCCTAG
- the rapZ gene encoding RNase adapter RapZ: MSPKPDSSPSRFVVITGLSGSGKSTALKALEDLGYYAVDNLPVELLPAFVKLPLSSLNTPFQAALGMDVRGRGFVERFPNTYLRLANAGHRLELLFLEANDEVLIRRFSETRRKPPLSEPGESVRVGLERERKLMAPIRAMAHQIIDTSRFTVHDLRMEIVCTYSQEGGPAEMQVNLLSFGFKHGLPQEADVVMDVRFLPNPHFVDELRQLDGRDARVVDYVFRDGIAEDFLTRFKSLLDFLLPRYQREGKTQLTVALGCTGGHHRSVAVVEWLARELNIPGTRLTIRHRDVALD; this comes from the coding sequence ATGAGCCCCAAGCCAGACTCCAGCCCCTCCCGCTTCGTGGTCATCACCGGCCTGTCGGGATCGGGCAAGTCCACCGCCTTGAAGGCCCTGGAAGACCTGGGCTACTACGCGGTGGACAACCTGCCGGTGGAGCTTCTGCCCGCTTTTGTAAAGCTTCCCCTCAGCTCCCTGAACACACCCTTCCAAGCCGCCCTGGGCATGGACGTGCGCGGCCGCGGCTTTGTGGAGCGCTTTCCCAACACCTATCTGCGCCTGGCCAACGCCGGCCACCGCCTGGAGCTGTTGTTCCTGGAGGCCAACGACGAGGTGCTCATCCGCCGCTTCTCCGAGACGCGGCGCAAGCCCCCCCTGTCCGAGCCCGGGGAGTCGGTGCGGGTGGGCCTGGAGCGCGAGCGGAAGCTCATGGCCCCCATCCGGGCCATGGCCCACCAGATCATCGACACCAGCCGCTTCACGGTGCACGACCTGCGCATGGAGATCGTGTGCACCTACAGCCAGGAGGGCGGCCCGGCCGAGATGCAGGTGAACCTGTTGTCCTTCGGCTTCAAGCACGGCCTGCCCCAGGAAGCGGACGTGGTCATGGACGTGCGCTTTCTGCCCAACCCCCACTTCGTGGACGAGCTGCGCCAGCTTGACGGGCGCGACGCCCGGGTGGTAGATTACGTTTTTCGAGACGGGATCGCCGAGGATTTCCTTACGAGATTCAAAAGCTTGTTGGATTTTCTTCTGCCCCGCTACCAGCGGGAAGGCAAGACCCAGCTCACCGTGGCCCTTGGATGCACCGGGGGCCACCACCGTTCGGTGGCCGTGGTGGAATGGCTGGCCCGGGAGCTGAATATCCCGGGCACCCGCCTGACCATCCGGCACCGCGACGTAGCATTGGATTGA